A window of Leptotrichia wadei contains these coding sequences:
- a CDS encoding putative hemolysin, with translation MKKAFGILLVGLLSMSLEAHSKDASRKVTKPVRIDQNISIKNNGNKDLNEDFPEQKMIGMANPASVYCVEQGGKSIIRKDKDENEYGICKFKDGKEVDEWEFYRQNHDLTEKGVPEINKK, from the coding sequence ATGAAAAAAGCATTTGGAATTTTATTGGTTGGATTATTATCAATGTCGTTGGAGGCACATAGTAAGGATGCTAGTAGAAAGGTGACAAAACCAGTAAGAATAGATCAGAATATTTCTATTAAAAATAATGGAAATAAAGATTTAAATGAAGATTTTCCTGAACAAAAAATGATTGGAATGGCTAATCCTGCTTCAGTTTATTGTGTGGAACAAGGTGGGAAGTCGATTATTAGAAAAGATAAAGATGAAAATGAATATGGAATTTGTAAATTTAAGGATGGGAAAGAAGTTGATGAATGGGAGTTTTATAGGCAAAACCATGATTTGACAGAAAAGGGAGTTCCAGAAATTAATAAAAAATAA
- a CDS encoding helicase C-terminal domain-containing protein, with amino-acid sequence MKISEFISEKAASGMRSEIKRYGGNEIFFRGIPDENGIISEFEVIARGNAGSVAALLNMMRKNEVIIHNHPSGVLIPSDEDVNISSMYGEVGGASYIVNNDVDDICVVVPLREFIKIDIDDYFGENGIIHKNFGKFEVRREQYEMAKFIEKSMNENRKLIVEAGTGTGKTIAYLLPTLIYAIENNLKVIVSTNTINLQEQLINKDIPLLKKIIDEDFSYQIVKGRGNYLCKRKLYNLEIDDKETDTEYEKKEKKVIRNLIEWDKNVTKTGDRTELKYEIPNSIWEKVNSEADMCKGVKCPYYSKCHFFNARRNVSDARLLIVNHHMFFADLAIRNHTGFYTNYSILPNYDIVVFDEAHNIEDTARNYFTFETSKISFGRLMGNIYNKRVVKSNNGGALVRLLTYLNESLSSEEYKEVDELREDVVEELNKFYDKGIDIFDKLTYLFSENNDNKEIKVKIDKEKMQRNKFFCEAMKLNSQFKEIYGNLVIKINKFLNKVSNYNLEDKEGFLFEFSRYYERLKQYYKKFEFILEGKEEGYVYWANVTTVRPNVKLYATPFDISDELNDNLFMKMDRMIFTSATLAVDNKFDYYKKSVGLMKEKHKKIDEKIVKSPFDYEKQMKVYIPEDALNPTNIEFMRDLEEFIEGVIKSTKGHCFLLFTSHSALNFLYNQLKTRFSEKEYTLIKQNDFPRHEMIEIFKNSKNPILFGTDSFWEGVDVQGDQLKSVIITKLPFKVPNDPVTEAIIENIKKNGQNPFNDYQVPQAVIKFKQGVGRLIRSKSDSGNIVILDNRIIKKMYGKKFLAALPQNRVVKSKNEILKRIK; translated from the coding sequence ATGAAAATTTCTGAATTTATTAGTGAAAAAGCGGCAAGCGGGATGCGATCAGAAATAAAGAGATATGGCGGGAATGAGATATTTTTTAGGGGAATTCCTGATGAGAATGGGATTATTTCTGAGTTTGAGGTTATTGCTAGGGGAAATGCTGGCTCTGTTGCTGCGTTGCTGAATATGATGAGAAAAAATGAGGTTATAATACATAATCATCCATCTGGAGTGCTGATTCCATCTGATGAGGATGTGAATATTTCTAGTATGTATGGAGAAGTTGGTGGAGCTTCATATATTGTAAATAATGATGTGGATGATATTTGTGTGGTTGTGCCTTTAAGGGAATTTATAAAAATTGATATTGATGATTATTTTGGAGAAAATGGGATTATTCATAAAAATTTTGGAAAGTTTGAAGTACGGCGGGAGCAGTATGAGATGGCTAAATTTATTGAGAAAAGTATGAATGAGAATAGGAAACTGATAGTTGAAGCTGGGACTGGAACGGGAAAAACGATTGCTTATCTTTTGCCTACATTAATTTATGCTATTGAAAATAATTTGAAGGTAATTGTTTCTACAAATACAATTAACTTACAGGAACAGCTTATTAATAAAGATATTCCACTTTTGAAAAAAATTATTGATGAGGATTTTAGTTATCAAATTGTAAAAGGAAGAGGAAATTATCTTTGTAAAAGAAAACTTTATAATTTAGAGATTGATGATAAGGAAACAGATACAGAATATGAAAAAAAAGAAAAAAAAGTCATAAGAAATCTCATTGAATGGGATAAAAATGTTACGAAAACAGGTGACAGGACTGAGTTGAAATATGAGATTCCAAATAGTATTTGGGAAAAAGTGAATAGTGAAGCTGATATGTGTAAAGGTGTGAAGTGTCCGTATTATTCAAAATGTCATTTCTTTAATGCAAGAAGAAATGTTTCAGATGCGAGACTTCTTATTGTAAATCATCATATGTTTTTTGCCGATTTAGCAATTAGAAATCATACAGGATTTTATACAAATTATTCAATTTTACCGAATTATGATATTGTAGTTTTTGATGAAGCTCACAATATTGAAGATACTGCTCGGAATTATTTTACTTTTGAAACGTCAAAAATTTCCTTTGGACGGCTTATGGGAAATATTTATAATAAGCGTGTTGTAAAATCAAACAATGGAGGGGCTCTTGTAAGACTTTTGACTTACTTGAATGAAAGTCTTTCAAGTGAAGAATATAAGGAAGTCGATGAATTGCGGGAGGATGTTGTTGAGGAACTGAATAAATTTTATGATAAGGGAATTGATATTTTTGACAAATTAACTTATCTTTTTTCGGAAAATAATGATAACAAGGAAATTAAAGTAAAAATTGATAAGGAGAAAATGCAAAGAAATAAATTTTTTTGTGAGGCTATGAAATTAAATAGCCAGTTTAAGGAAATTTATGGAAATTTAGTTATAAAAATTAATAAATTTTTAAATAAAGTGAGCAATTATAATTTGGAAGATAAAGAGGGATTCTTATTTGAATTTTCAAGATATTATGAAAGATTGAAGCAATATTATAAAAAGTTTGAGTTTATTTTGGAAGGGAAAGAGGAAGGCTATGTTTACTGGGCAAATGTTACGACAGTTCGTCCAAATGTGAAATTGTATGCGACACCATTTGATATTTCAGATGAACTAAATGATAATTTGTTTATGAAAATGGATAGAATGATTTTTACTTCAGCGACACTTGCTGTTGACAATAAGTTTGACTATTATAAAAAAAGCGTTGGACTTATGAAGGAAAAACATAAAAAAATAGATGAAAAAATTGTAAAATCACCATTTGACTATGAAAAGCAAATGAAAGTCTATATTCCAGAAGATGCACTTAATCCAACGAATATTGAGTTTATGAGGGATTTGGAAGAATTTATTGAAGGGGTGATAAAAAGTACGAAAGGACATTGTTTTTTATTATTTACTTCACATAGTGCTTTAAATTTTTTGTATAACCAGTTAAAAACACGGTTTTCTGAAAAGGAATATACGCTTATAAAGCAAAATGATTTTCCACGGCATGAAATGATTGAAATATTTAAGAACTCTAAAAATCCGATATTATTTGGGACAGACAGTTTTTGGGAAGGTGTTGATGTTCAGGGAGATCAATTAAAATCAGTAATTATTACAAAACTGCCGTTTAAAGTGCCAAATGATCCTGTAACAGAGGCTATTATTGAAAATATAAAAAAAAATGGGCAAAATCCGTTTAATGATTATCAAGTTCCACAGGCTGTGATTAAATTTAAGCAAGGAGTTGGAAGGCTTATTAGAAGTAAGTCAGATAGTGGGAATATAGTTATTCTTGATAATAGAATAATAAAAAAAATGTATGGAAAGAAATTTTTGGCTGCTTTACCACAAAATAGAGTAGTTAAAAGTAAAAATGAGATTTTAAAGAGAATAAAATAG